The Dethiosulfovibrio peptidovorans DSM 11002 nucleotide sequence CCGGCCATGATGGACTATGCTTTGAAACGGGGTTGCGACGGAGACCAGTGTTCGCTTTTCGGGGAACAGGAGGCGGCAGTTCACCCAGATATGGTAGAGGTCGAGGATTACGATATACAGGAAAAACTGGAGATGGAAAAGTCCGCCATAGGCATGTATATATCGGGACATCCCTTCGAGAGATACGAGGAGAAGGCCTCCAGATACGTCAACTGTACCATCTCCGATCTGGAGCTCTGGAGGAGCGAGAAGGTGTCTCCCTGCTTCGCCGGCATGTTGGTGGAATCGGTGGAAAAATATACCAAAAGAGGGGAGCCTATGGGGATACTTCGTTTCGAGGATTGTTCCGGAGAGATCGAGGCAGTATGTTTCCCCAAACCCAGGGAAGGAAGACCCTGGTTGGATATCAAGCCCTCTTTGATATTGGGAGACCCCTACCTGGTCAGAGGATCCGTGCAGGATCGGGGCGGGGTGAACGTTCTGGTGAACGAGGTAGTTCCCCTGAAGGGAGAGCTCGTAGGCGTCAAACGATACGCCGAGATATCCCTCCGGGAGGAGGCCTTCAGGGAGTCCTTTTTCAGGGAGTTTTTGCGTATATTGAAGGGGCACCCAGGCGATAGTTCGGTCTTGTTGAAGTTGGAGGGCGACCACGAAAGAGCGTGCGTGATCCTGGACGATATCAGAATATCCCCTAGCTCGGATCTCCGTAAAAAGCTGGAGAGTTTGATTTCCTCCGATCTAGTTGCTTTGAGGATATAGAGTCTTTTTTTTCGGAGGTGAAATATAATATGCAGAGAAAGGTCAAGATAATATGCACATTGGGCCCTTCCAGCTCCGACAGAGAGGTTCTGGCGGAGATGATAAAGGGAGGCATGACCGTGGCTCGCCTGAACTTCAGCCATGGAACCCACGAAGGGCATCTCGATACTTTGAGGTTGGTCCGTGGTCTCTCCGATGTGTACGGAGGCCCGGTGCCGATCATGCTTGATACCAAGGGACCGGAGATAAGGACCGGGCTTCTGAAAGACGGAACCACCGATCTCGTTCAGGGCTCCGCCTTTTCCTTGAGGCTTAAAGACGATTCTCCCGGGGACTCCTCCGGCGTGTGGGTCACCTATCATCTCTTGGGAGACGAGGTCTCGGTGGGACAGGATGTCTTCATAGACGACGGTACCATTCATCTCAGGATAGATTCCATCTCGAAGGAATCTGTCGACTGTTCCGTAGTGGTAGGAGGCTCTTTGGGCAACAGAAAGGGCGTCAACGTGCCTGGAGCGAACTTCTCCTTCTCCGCCATGTCCGAAAAGGACAGGGAGGACATACTATGGGGCGTAGAAAACGACGTGGATTTCGTGGCTGTCTCTTTCGTGAGGGACAGACAGGACGTCCTGGCTGTGAGAAAGGTAATAGAGGATGCCGGTGGAAACATAAAGATAATCGCCAAGATCGAGACCCGCCAAGCGGTGGCAAACATAGACGAGATAGCCGAGGTCGTAGACGGGATGATGATAGCTAGAGGAGATCTGGGAGTCGAGATACCGACCGAGGAGGTTCCGCTGGTCCAGAAGAGATTGATAGATATATGCAGAGGTCAGGGAAAGCCGGTCATAGTGGCCACCCAGATGTTGGACTCGATGATCAGAAATCCAAGGCCTACCAGAGCGGAGGCCAGCGACGTGGCAAACGCGGTTCTAGACGGCGCCGACGTGTTGATGCTCTCGGGAGAGACCGCGGCGGGGAAATATCCTGCGAGGTCCGTGGAGACAATGTCCAGAATTATCTCCAAGGCGGAGGAACAGCTCGAGAGATGGCAACGTCCCTTTGAGGTCCCTTCCGTGCCCAACAGCGTTCCGGATGCGGTCAGTATGGCCGCGGTGGAGATAGCTAAAAAAACCGGGGCCAAGGCAATTCTTTCCCTTACCAGAAGCGGCGTTACTGCCAGGATGGTCAGCAAATATCGTCCGGATTGTCCGATTATCGCCACCACTCCATCGGTAAAGACGCAAAAAGAGCTCTCGCTCAGTTGGGGAGTAGTTCCCCTTTTCAAGAGCACCGACGGTTCTGAGGACGAGGCGATAGAGGGAGCGGTCGCCGCCGCCATGGGGCGAGGATTTCTATCAGAAGGGGATATGGTAGTGATAACCGCCGGTATGCCCTTGGACGTGCCAGGGACTACGAATATGGTGAGGGTCCATACCATAGGGCGAATCGTCCTTAGAGGCCTTCCGGTGATTCCCAAGGTCCTGGCTGGTCGGGTGTTTAAGGCCTCTTCTGCCAAGGAAGCTCAATCCATGCAGGACGGGGATATACTGGTGACTTCCTTTACCGATGGATCCTACATGTCTGCTTTAAAGCGAGCCGGTGCTTTGATCACGGAGGAGGGAGGGCTTACGTCTCCCTCGGCTATAATGGCCCTTGAACTCGGCCTGCCCTGTATCGTCAACGCCTCTCGATGCATGGAGTCCCTTAAGACCGGAAACATCGTGACGGTAGACAGCGGGAAAGGACTGGTCTACGAGGGGACTGTAAACGTTGGAGCCTAGCCCACGCTTTTCCCCTTTTTCTCCGTGGGAGACTCTCGTCGGTAACTTTGAACCGGTCCGATGGGGAGCGGTTGCCATTCCTATCTTATCGACCAAAGCTGGGCCTAGAGTTGTGTCGATATTAAGGCCGGAATCGATGAGGTCTCACGGAGGGCAGATAGCTTTTCCCGGAGGAGCCAGAGAGGAGGGGGACCTCACCCCATGGGAAACGGCCTGTAGAGAGACCTGCGAGGAGATAGGCCTGGACGGGAAATATCTTAAATTTCTCGGAGCCGTCCCAATTGAGGACGTCTTTGTCAGCGGTTTCAAGGTCATACCTATAGTCGTAGAGGTCGATGGAGCCGTGAGGGAGTCGGATTTCGTCCTCAACGAGGACGAGGTCGCGAGGGTGATTCTCCTGGATCCCGATACTCTCTCCGGTTCTCCGGAGATGAAGAGAGGTCTTTATAGGGGGGTCGAATACTCTTATCCCATATATCCTCTTTGCGAAAAAATGTCCCTTTGGGGGGCTTCAGCCAGGATGTTCCGGAATGTGGATCGCCTAGGGTTCTTTCGGCGTTTTCGGTCTTTTGAATAGTCGTTTTTCCAAGCCTCTTGAATCTAGCGGCCAGGTCGAGAAGGGGATGCATCATGACGGAAATATTTAAGCTTATAAGATGGCAGGATGTAGTCGATATATTGGTCATATATTACGTCGTCTATCGCCTTCTTTCGCTGCTATACGGAACGAGAGCGATGCAGCTGGTCAAGGGGCTTCTGGTTATCGGTATGCTCGCGGCATCCGCCAGGCTCCTCAACCTGGGGACCATATCGTGGTTTATGGGGCAAATCCTGAGCATAACGGTAATAGCCGTTCCCATAGTCTTTCAGCCCGAGCTTCGGAAAGTCCTGGAGGAGCTCGGCAGGGGGAACATATGGAAGAGACATAAGGCGCAGAAAAGAGCGGAGACGATCGCCGGGGAAATATCGAAAGCCCTAATCTACATGAAGGGTCAAAGGATAGGAGCTTTGCTGGTATTGCAGAGAGGGACGGGGCTGAAGGATTTTTGGCGTACAGCCATAGAGTTGAACGCGGACATAACTCAGGAACTCTTGATATCCATCTTTTGGGTCAACAACCCACTCCACGACGGAGCGGTCATCCTGGATCAATCCAAGATCATAGCGGCTGGATGTTATCTGCCCTTGACGGAGAACAGCGATCTCTCTAGGTGGATAGGGACGAGGCATCGGGCCGGTCTTGGGGTCACCGAGGTGTCGGACGCTATTTCCCTGATAGTTTCGGAGGAGAGAGGAGAGGTGTCTCTGGCCATTAACGGACATCTTTCCAGAAACCTCAAGGACGATCAGGTGCATAAGCTTTTGGTCCATTATTTTTCCGGAGAGGATACGGAACAGCAATCCTTCCTCGATACTCTCAGAGATGAGATAAAATCTCTAGGATCGTGAGGGTAGAACGATGCCTTTTTTAAAAAACGTGGATAACTTTTTCGGATCCAGATTCTTCCTTCGAATAGTGTCTCTCTTCGTCGCTTTGGTGCTGTGGTTCTACGTAAACGGGGATATCGGCGGCAACATGGAAAAAGAGGTGTCCTGCGACGTCCAATTCCTCAACCTTTCCTCGGAGCTGACCTTGACCTCCGAGCTTCGTAAAGTGGACGTAGGTGTGGAGGGGAAAAGAGACGTAGTCGCCGATTTAAACCCGATGGACATATTATGCGAGGTGGACGTAAGGGGGCTTGCTCCGGGTAAGTACCGGCTGCCGGTTAAGGTGATATTGCCCGCAGGAGTTAAGCTGGGGTTCGTTCGGCCTCCTAACATGGAGGTGTCTCTGCTCAGGTATGCGGAAAAAGTGTTGCCCATACACGTTTCCGTGGTAGGTGGTCTCCCTGCCG carries:
- the pyk gene encoding pyruvate kinase; protein product: MQRKVKIICTLGPSSSDREVLAEMIKGGMTVARLNFSHGTHEGHLDTLRLVRGLSDVYGGPVPIMLDTKGPEIRTGLLKDGTTDLVQGSAFSLRLKDDSPGDSSGVWVTYHLLGDEVSVGQDVFIDDGTIHLRIDSISKESVDCSVVVGGSLGNRKGVNVPGANFSFSAMSEKDREDILWGVENDVDFVAVSFVRDRQDVLAVRKVIEDAGGNIKIIAKIETRQAVANIDEIAEVVDGMMIARGDLGVEIPTEEVPLVQKRLIDICRGQGKPVIVATQMLDSMIRNPRPTRAEASDVANAVLDGADVLMLSGETAAGKYPARSVETMSRIISKAEEQLERWQRPFEVPSVPNSVPDAVSMAAVEIAKKTGAKAILSLTRSGVTARMVSKYRPDCPIIATTPSVKTQKELSLSWGVVPLFKSTDGSEDEAIEGAVAAAMGRGFLSEGDMVVITAGMPLDVPGTTNMVRVHTIGRIVLRGLPVIPKVLAGRVFKASSAKEAQSMQDGDILVTSFTDGSYMSALKRAGALITEEGGLTSPSAIMALELGLPCIVNASRCMESLKTGNIVTVDSGKGLVYEGTVNVGA
- a CDS encoding NUDIX hydrolase; protein product: MEPSPRFSPFSPWETLVGNFEPVRWGAVAIPILSTKAGPRVVSILRPESMRSHGGQIAFPGGAREEGDLTPWETACRETCEEIGLDGKYLKFLGAVPIEDVFVSGFKVIPIVVEVDGAVRESDFVLNEDEVARVILLDPDTLSGSPEMKRGLYRGVEYSYPIYPLCEKMSLWGASARMFRNVDRLGFFRRFRSFE
- the cdaA gene encoding diadenylate cyclase CdaA, which translates into the protein MTEIFKLIRWQDVVDILVIYYVVYRLLSLLYGTRAMQLVKGLLVIGMLAASARLLNLGTISWFMGQILSITVIAVPIVFQPELRKVLEELGRGNIWKRHKAQKRAETIAGEISKALIYMKGQRIGALLVLQRGTGLKDFWRTAIELNADITQELLISIFWVNNPLHDGAVILDQSKIIAAGCYLPLTENSDLSRWIGTRHRAGLGVTEVSDAISLIVSEERGEVSLAINGHLSRNLKDDQVHKLLVHYFSGEDTEQQSFLDTLRDEIKSLGS